From a region of the Danio aesculapii chromosome 4, fDanAes4.1, whole genome shotgun sequence genome:
- the LOC130222352 gene encoding gastrula zinc finger protein XlCGF8.2DB-like produces MAFIKEESEDVKIEETFRVKQEDLQEQTDLVVLKEETHQQNEMEEFEKHQEITTDEKPTLTKKTASCGRPWKSKSGSNFTCHQCGNHFSRKHSLQVHMRIHTGEKPFTCKECGKSYSQKPSLNVHMSVHTGDKPYICEQCGKSFAKIHGFKAHLRIHTGERPYTCKQCGKSFYHAGNFAAHMRIHTGEKPYSCHQCGKSYNQNVTLEVHMRTHTGERSFTCIPCGKSFPQKSNLDTHMRIHTGEKPYTCTECSKSFTCKSTLNYHMKTHSREKPFPCDQCGKSFISKANFMNHMNGHTGTIVFTCDQCGKSLTRKDYIKKHMMTHSGERFKCSECGKDFKHKRTLSTHMKLHNGESSKLRPCPH; encoded by the exons atggcgtttattaaagaggagagtgaagatgtgaagattgaagaaacattcagagtcaaacaggaagatctgcaggaacaaacag acCTGGTGGTGCTCAAAGAAGAGACTCATCAACAGAATGAAATGGAAGAGTTTGAGAAACACCAAGAAATAACGACTGACGAAAAACCCACACTGACTAAAAAGACTGCATCATGCGGAAGACCTTGGAAATCCAAATCTGGGAGTAATTTCACTTGTCATCAATGTGGAAACCATTTCAGCCGAAAACACAGCCTTCaagtccacatgagaattcacactggagagaagcctttcaccTGTAAAGAGTGTGGGAAGAGTTACAGTCAAAAACCAAGCCTTAATGTTCACATGAGTGTTCACACTGGGGATAAGCCTTACATctgcgaacagtgtggaaagagttttgctaAAATCCATGGCTTTAAAGCCCAcctgagaattcacactggagagaggccgtacacatgcaaacagtgtggaaaaagcttctacCATGCAGGAAACTTTGCagcgcacatgagaattcacactggggagaagccttactcctgccatcagtgtggaaagagttataACCAAAATGTCACccttgaagtccacatgagaacacacactggagagagaAGTTTCACTTGCATACCGTGTGGGAAAAGTTTTCCTCAAAAATCAAACCTTGAcacccacatgaggattcacactggagagaaaccttacacatgcacagAGTGTAGTAAAAGTTTCACATGTAAAAGCACACTCAATTACCACATGAAAACTCACAGCAGAGAGAAGCCGTTTCCATgcgatcagtgtggaaagagcttcataAGTAAAGCTAACTTCATGAACCACATGAATGGTCACACTGGAACTatagtgttcacatgtgatcagtgtggaaagagtctcacacGCAAAGACTACATTAAGAAACACATGATGACTCACTCAGGAGAGCGTTTtaaatgcagtgagtgtggaaaagactttaaacataaaagaaccCTCAGCACTCACATGAAGCTTCACAATGGAGAGTCCTCAAAATTGAGACCTTGTCCACACTAA